A genomic region of Chionomys nivalis chromosome 12, mChiNiv1.1, whole genome shotgun sequence contains the following coding sequences:
- the LOC130885177 gene encoding 60S ribosomal protein L10a → MSSKVSRDTLYEAVREVLHGNQRKRRKFLETVELQISLKNYDPQKDKRFSGTVRLKSTPRPKFSVCVLGDQQHCDEAKAVDIPHMDIEALKKLNKNKKLVKKLAKKYDAFLASESLIKQIPRILGPGLNKAGKFPSLLTHNENMVAKVDEVKSTIKFQMKKVLCLAVAVGHVKMTDDELVYNIHLAVNFLVSLLKKNWQNVRALYIKSTMGKPQRLY, encoded by the coding sequence ATGAGCAGCAAAGTCTCTCGCGACACCCTGTACGAGGCGGTGCGGGAGGTCCTGCACGGGAACCAGCGCAAGCGCCGCAAGTTTCTGGAAACGGTGGAGCTGCAGATCAGCCTGAAGAACTACGACCCCCAGAAGGACAAACGTTTCTCGGGCACCGTCAGGCTCAAGTCCACCCCTCGCCCCAAGTTCTCGGTGTGCGTCCTGGGGGACCAGCAGCACTGCGATGAGGCCAAGGCCGTGGATATCCCCCACATGGACATCGAGGCGCTGAAGAAGCTCAATAAGAACAAGAAGTTGGTCAAAAAGCTGGCCAAGAAGTATGAcgcctttctggcctctgagtctCTGATCAAGCAGATCCCGCGTATCCTGGGCCCAGGCCTGAACAAGGCCGGCAAGTTCCCTTCCCTGCTGACACACAATGAAAACATGGTGGCCAAAGTGGACGAGGTGAAGTCCACGATCAAGTTCCAGATGAAGAAGGTGCTGTGTCTGGCTGTCGCTGTCGGCCACGTGAAGATGACCGACGACGAGCTGGTCTACAACATCCACTTGGCTGTCAATTTCTTGGTGTCCTTGCTCAAGAAGAACTGGCAAAATGTCCGGGCTTTGTATATCAAGAGCACCATGGGCAAGCCCCAGCGTCTTTACTAG